Proteins encoded together in one Oncorhynchus masou masou isolate Uvic2021 chromosome 3, UVic_Omas_1.1, whole genome shotgun sequence window:
- the LOC135514043 gene encoding uncharacterized protein LOC135514043, protein MEETESVWNIIVEHVPESELSEIRVLLGDALIDIYTEMYSEVTMWQQIWQTLRLKQGNRPKAPRCPLADPPAIKELLKAEIQLLLATVRERAAQEGRDADADMFRYSPSVVNYALGVPSNRCDTVNSRPTSTGIQFSQSQHVGRSCSQSSVTSTTNQDDIDAMRHMLNITHIDDIVAHLKSVLSEECNVLKSQVQFLQESVEQEHQTQRDVTEAPEPTVTELKEERRAIQMDMKRQSLSLTHCPSSPVETSLQIRSRSTGWTGFPADETQRHLIPVVATRPHPPHTKPPLVTSLVRSTPPLDRMRGQPRSSPNTREPSPLQPSTFEQLRTYSQSSEASHACNRGPTTTQDKDSYLPPLVLSASTVTSLEPYLNPPSEERVKSRTCRRSGQTVTEGAQRHDDSWSDSVNSWHSLSSGGHCPLGSSTQPPGSKGSCEQMSPVRMFHPAPPAMQRPASRGQSVARHMCLPQRDSLVSSL, encoded by the exons GTCACTATGTGGCAGCAGATTTGGCAGACCTTGCGCCTCAAACAGGGTAACAGGCCAAAGGCCCCTCGCTGCCCCCTGGCGGACCCCCCTGCTATCAAGGAGCTGCTGAAAGCTGAGATCCAACTGCTGCTGgccactgtgagagagagagcagcccagGAGGGCAG GGATGCAGACGCAGACATGTTCCGGTACAGTCCTAGTGTGGTGAATTATGCCTTGGGTGTCCCGAGCAACCGATGCGACACTGTGAATAGTAGGCCTACCTCTACTGGAATACAGTTCAGccagagtcaacatgtaggaag GTCCTGTTCACAGAGCTCAGTCACTTCTACTAccaaccaagatgacattgatgCCATGAGACACATGCTGAACATCACCCACATAGACGACATTGTGGCCCACCTCAA ATCAGTCCTGTCAGAAGAATGCAATGTGCTGAAAAGCCAAGTTCAGTTTCTGCAG GAGAGTGTGGAACAGGAGCACCAGACACAGCGTGATGTCACTGAGGCTCCAGAGCCCACTGTAACAG AGcttaaggaggagaggagagccattCAGATGGATATGAAAAGGCAGAGCCTCAGCCTCACCCACTGTCCCTCCTCCCCTGTGGAAACAAGCCTGCAGATCAGATCCAG GTCGACAGGATGGACAGGTTTTCCTGcagatgagacacagagacacttgATCCCTGTGGTGGCCACCAGACCCCATCCTCCTCATACCAAGCCACCTCTAGTAACATCTCTAGTAAGGAGTACTCCTCCATTAGACAGGATGAGAGGCCAGCCACGTAGCTCACCCAACACCAGAGAACCCAGCCCTCTCCAACCGTCTACATTTGAACAGCTAAGGACTTACAGCCAGAGCTCGGAGGCTTCCCACGCCTGCAACAGAGGACCCACCACCACCCAAGACAAGGACAGCTACCTACCACCCCTGGTCCTCTCTGCCAGTACAGTAACCAGCCTTGAACCCTACCTTAATCCTCCCTcagaagagagagtaaagagcaGAACTTGCAGGCGTAGTGGTCAGACTGTGACTGAGGGAGCTCAAAGACATGATGACTCATGGTCAGACTCAGTGAACAGCTGGCACTCTTTATCCTCTGGTGGACACTGTCCTCTAGGCTCCTCCACACAGCCTCCTGGGAGCAAAGGGAGCTGTGAGCAGATGAGCCCCGTAAGGATGTTCCACCCTGCTCCCCCCGCCATGCAGAGGCCAGCCAGTAGAGGGCAGAGTGTGGCCAGGCACATGTGTTTGCCACAGCGGGACAGCCTGGTCAGCTCCTTGTGA